GCGGTTCGGGCCGATGCGGTTCTGCATCCGGCCGACTACCTTGCGTTCGAAGACGATCGCGAACAGCGTCATGACGACGAGGAATGCGAACACGGCGACGACCTTGATCAGCGAGAGCCAGATCGGCTGGTCCCCGAAGCCGGGCAGGTTCTGGGCGCTCGCGACCAGCTCACGCGCGGAGTGACTGGCGCGGATCACTGTCCACCCCCTGCCGCGGCGGCGGGATCGGCGCCGACGACCGGTGGGGCATCGGCGTTGGCCAGCCGCACGCTCGCGCCGGACGTCACGCCGAGCGTGCTACGGACCCGGCAGTCGCGCGCGTTGGTCGGCAGCCAGACCACGCCGTCGGCAACGTCGGCTATCACCGCGGGGGCGACCACGGTGCCGGCGCCGGTCGAGACGGCCAGCGTGCCGCCGTCCCGGATGCCGGCGGCCACCGCGGTGGCGGCGGACAGGATCGCGCGGGCGGGCTTGGCGGTGCCGGCCAGGTTCTCGTCCCCGTCCTGGCCCCGCCCGGCGTCGAGCAGCTCGTGCCAGGTGGCCAGCAGCACCTCGCCCTCGGCCGGGGTGGGCGGCGCGGCGGCGGCCACCGCCGGAGCGGCCGGACGGGCGCCCCAGCCACCGAGCCGCGCCAGCTCGGCGCGCACCAGCCCGACGGTGCGCGTGTTGAGCGAGACGTCCAACTCCTCGGCGAGCGCGTCCAGAACCTGCGCGTCCGAGAGCGCGGTGGTGTGCAGCGTCGCCTCGAACGGGCGGCGGCGCCCCTCCCAGGTCACGAACCGGCCGGCCTTCTCGGCGGCCGGCGCGACCGGCAGCACCACGTCGGCGTGCTCGGTGACCACGCTGTGCCGGATCTCGAGCGAGACGATGAATCCGGCCCGCTCCAGCGCCTGCGCGGCCACTGCGGGGTCGGCGACGTCGTCGGGGTCCACCGCACCGACCACCAGCGCGGCGAGCGAGCCACCCGCCGCGGCGGCCAGGATGGCGTCCACATCGCGACCCGGTTGCGCAGGCAGCTCGGCCCCCCACACCGCGGCCACCTCGCCACGCGCAGCCGCGTCGGTGACCGGACGGCCGCCGGGCAGCAGGGTGGGCACCGCACCGGCGTCGACCGCGCCGACCTCGCCGGCACGGCGCGGCACCCAGGCCAGGGCCGCACCGGTGCCGGCGGCCAGCGCCGCGACCGCGCTCAGCGCGCCGGGCGAGGACGCCAGCCGCTCACCGGCGAGGATCACGGCACCGGGCTGCGCGAGCGCCTCGGACACCGCGGCGTCCAGCGTGTTCAGCGCGTTCGCCTCGCCGCCGGGGACCGTCTTGATCAGGGTGCCGTCGAGCTTGCGCACCCCGGCGGAGCGCAGCGGCGCGATCGTCCAGACCTTCGTCCGACCCAGCCGGGTGCTCTTGCGCAGCCGCAGGAAGACGATCGGCGACTCCTCCTCCGGCTCGAAGCCGACGAGCAGTACCGCAGGCGCCGCGTCGAGCGACTCGTACGACACCCGTTGCGGCGTGGTGCCCGCGACGTGCGAGCCCAGGAACGAAAGCTCCTCGGCGCTCACCGGGCGGGTGCGAGCGTCGACGTCGTTCGTGCCGAGGGCCACGCGCGCGAACTTCGCGTACGCGTAGGCGTCCTCCTCGGTGAGCCGGCCGCCGGGCAGCACGCCCACGCCGCCGCGATCGATCGCCTCGCGCAGACCCGTCGCCGCGCGCTCGAGCGCCTTGGGCCAGCTCGTCTCGACCAGCTTGCCGTTCTGGTCACGCACCAGCGGGGTCAGCAGCCGATCGGGTTGGGTCGCGTACCTGAACGCGAAGCGGCCCTTGTCGCAGTTCCACTCCTCGTTCACCTGCGGGTCCTCGCCGGCGAGCCGGCGGGTGACCTTGCCGCGGCGGAAGTCGGTGCGTTGGGCGCACCCCGACGCGCAGTGCTCGCAGATCGAGTCGGCCGAGCGCAGGTCGAACGGGCGCGCCCGGAACCGGTAGGACGAACTGGTGAGCGCGCCGACCGGGCAGATCTGGATGGTGTTGCCGGAGTAGTACGACTGGAACGGGACGTCCTCGCTGGTACTGATCTCCTGCTGCCAGCCGCGGTCGAACATGTCGATGAACGGATCGCCCGCGATCTGCTCGGAGAAGCGGACGCAGCGCAGGCAGGAGATGCAGCGCTCGCGGTCGAGGAGCACGTTCGTCGAGATGGCGATCGGCTTGGGCCAGGTGCGCTTGACGTCGCGGAAGCGGGACTCGCCGCGGCCGTTGCTCATCGCCTGGTTCTGCAGCGGGCACTCGCCGCCCTTGTCGCAGATCGGGCAGTCGAGCGGGTGGTTGATCAGCAGCAGCTCCATGACGCCCTGCTGCGCCTTGTCGGCTACCACCGAACTGAGCTGCGTCTTCACCACCATGCCGGGCATCACCGTGGTGGTGCAGGACGCGGCCGGCTTGGGCATGCCGCGCCCGTTGCCCATGTCGGTGACCTCCACCAGGCACTGGCGGCACGCGCCGGCCGGCTCGAGCAGCGGGTGGTCGCAGAAGCGCGGGATCTGGATGCCCAACTGCTCGGCCGCGCGGATCAGCAGCGTCCCCTTCGGAACCGACAGCTCGAACCCGTCGATGGTGAGCGTGATCAGGTCTTCCTTGGCGGGTGCTTCGCTCATTTAGTGTGCTCCTGCCAGGGTGCGCGCGCCGGCGTGCGGGCATCCGTTGTGCTCGACGTGCGCGAGGTACTCCTCGCGGAAGTACTTGATCGAGGACATCACCGGGCTGGTCGCGCCGTCGCCCAGCGCGCAGAACGCGCGGCCCAGGATGTTGTCGGACAGGTCCAGCAGCGTCTCGACGTCCTCGATCGTGCCGCCACCGTGCTCCAGCCGGTCGAAGATCGCGACGTACCAGTAGGTGCCCTCACGGCACGGCGTGCACTTGCCGCACGACTCGTGGGCGTAGAAGTCGCTCCACTTCTGCACGGCGCGCACGACGCAGTCGTCCTCGTCGAAGATCATCACAGCGGAGGTGCCGTTCATCGAACCGGCCTTGACCGCCGCGTCGAAGTCGAGCGGGATGTCCAGCTGCTCGGCCGTGAACATCGGTGTCGACGAGCCCCCGGGCGTCCAGAACTTCAGTTCCTTGCCGCGGCTCATTCCGCCCGCGAGCTCGAGCAGCTCACGCAGCGTGGTGCCCATCGGCGCCTCGTACTGGCCGGGGTTCTTCACCCGACCGGACAGCGAGTAGATGCACGGGCCCGGCGAGCCCTCCGGCCCCATCTTCTTGAACCAGTCGCTGCCGCCGAGAACGATGTACGGGACGCTGGCCAGCGTCCCGACGTTGTTCACGGTGGTCGGCTTCTGGTACAGCCCGTTGGTGGCGGGGAACGGCGGCTTGAGCCGGGGCTGGCCGCGCCGTCCCTCGAGCGAGTCGAGCAGCGCGGTCTCCTCGCCGCAGATGTATGCGCCGGCGCCCGCGTGCACGGTGATCTCGCAGTCGAAACCGGAGCCGAGGATGTCGGTACCGAGGTAGCCGCGTGCGCGGGCCTGCTCGACGGCAGCGGTGACCCGGCGGATCGCGTGCACCGCCTCGCCGCGGATGTAGATGAACGCGCGTGCCGCCCGGATCGCGAAACAGCTGATGATGATGCCCTCGACCATCGAGTGCGGGTCGTTCATCATCAGCGGCATGTCGCGGCAGGTGCCCGGCTCACCCTCGTCGGCGTTGACCACCACGTAGCGATCGCCGCGGGGCACGCCCTTGGGCTCGGCGACGAAGGACCACTTCATCCCGGTCGGGAAGCCGGCGCCGCCGCGGCCGCGCAGGTTGGCGTCCTTGACCAGTCCGATCAGGTCGTCCGGCGTCATGGTCAGTGCCTTGCGCAGCCCGGCGTAGCCGTCGAGCCGCTCGTAGTTCTCGATCTTCCACGGCTGGTCGGTGCCGAACCGCTTGGTGAGGACGGGAGCCAGTGGCACGTCAGTCCTCCTTCTTCGCGCTGGTCTTGCGAACGCGCTTGGCCGGAGCGGCCTTCGGCGTCTCGGCGGGTGTCGACTTCGCCTCGGTCGCACCGGCCGGCGTCGCCGACCCGTCCGACTCCGCGGTCCGCAGCGGGGCGTCATGCGCGCTCGTGGGCTGGTCGGACGTGTGCGCCGCCGGGGAGCCGGCCGCGCCGCCGCCGTCCTGCGTGGCGTAGGACGGCGCGGTGTCGCCGCGCTCGAGCGCGAGCTTGACGCCCACCTCGGTCGGCACGCCGCCGCTCGGCGCGTCCTGGGCCAGGCTCTGCTCGTCGAAGAAGCCGGCGACCTGCCGCTCGATCTGCCTGAACGTGCACAGCGGCGCGCCGCGCGTCGGCACCGGCCGCGAACCGGAGCGCAACTCGTCGACGATGTTGCGCGCGCTGCCGACCGTCTGGTTGTCGAAGAACTCGTAGTTGACGGTGACCACGGGCGCGTAGTCGCACGCCGCCAGGCACTCGGCGTGCTCCAGGGTGATCGATCCGTCCGGCGTGGTCTCGTTGTTGCCGACGCCGAGCGTGTCCTTCAGCGCGGCGAAGATCTCGTCGCCGCCGAGCATGCCGCACAGCGTGTTGGTGCAGACGCTGACCAGGTACTCGCCGGTCGGGCTGCGCTTGTACATCGTGTAGAACGTCGCGACCGCGGCGACCTGCGCCTTGGTGATGCCGAGCTTGTCGGCACAGAACGCGATGCCGTCCGGCGTGACGTAGCCCTGCACCGACTGGACCAGGTGCAGCATCGGCAGCAACGCCGAGCGGGCCTGGCCGGCCGGGTAGCGCGCGATCAGCTCGTCGGCCTCACGGTCGGTCTGCGCGTCGAAGATGCTCGGATCGCCGGGACGCTCCAGGTTGATCACCGAGGTGCGGAAGTTGACCCCGCCCGCGTCGGTCGAATCGGTCTGCACCGACAGTCGTGGATTCGTCACCGGTCGCAACCACCCATCACCGGGTCGATCGAGGCGACGGAGGCGATGACATCGGCGACCATGCCGCCGATCGCCAACGTCGCCGTGGCCTGCAGGTTGATGAAGCTCGGCTCGCGGAAGTGGATCCGGAACGGGCGCGTGCCGCCGTCGCTAACCACGTGCGCCCCGAGTTCGCCACGCGGCGACTCGACCGCCGAGTAGACCTGGCCGGGCGGCACCCGGAAGCCCTCGGTGACGAGCTTGAAGTGGTGGATCAGCGCCTCCATCGAGGTGCCCATGATGTGGTGCACGTGCGGTAGCGAGTTGCCCATGCCGTCCGGCCCGAGGGAGAGCTTGGCCGGCCAGCCGATCTTCGGGTCGTCGATCATCGTCGGGCCGGGCTCGAGCCGGTCCAGCACCTGCTCGACGATCTTCAGCGACTCCCACATCTCGGCCACCCGCACCACGTACCGCGACCAGCAGTCCCCACGGTCATCGGTCGGTACCTCGAAGTCGAACGTCTCGTAGCCGAGATACGGGTCGGTCTTGCGCAGGTCCCACGGCAGGCCGGCGGCGCGCAGCATCGGACCGGTGACGCCGAGCGCGATGCAGCCCTCGACGCCGATCCAGCCGACGTCCTTGAGTCGGTTGACCCAGATCGTCTGGCCGGTGAGCAGCTTGTCGATGCCGACGAGCTCCTCACGCATCTCCTTGATCCACTGGCGGATCGCCTCGTCGTAGCCGACGGGTAGGTCCTGCGCGACGCCGCCGGGGCGCACGTACGCGTGGTTCATGCGCAGCCCGGTGATCAGCTCGAAGATGTCCAGGCACCGCTCACGGGCGCGGAAGCCGTTGGTCATCGCGGTCAGCGCGCCGAGCTCCATACCGCCGGTGGCCAGCCACACCCAGTGCGAGGACAGCCGGTTGATCTCCATCATCAGGATGCGGATCAGCCGGGCCCGGTCGGGAACCTCGACGCCGAGCAGCCGCTCCACGCCCATGCAGTAGGCGGTCTCGTTGAAGAACGGCGACAGGTAGTCGGCGCGGGTCAGGAAGGTGACGGCCTGCGTCCAGGTGCGGAACTCGGTGTTCTTCTCGATGCCGGTGTGCAGGTACCCGACCACGACGCGAGCGTCCGTGACCGACTCGCCTTCGAGTTCGAGCACGAGTCGAAGCACGCCGTGCGTGGACGGGTGCTGCGGGCCCATGTTGAGGACCAGACGCTCCTCGCCGAGGTGCTCGCCGGCGATGACCTTGTCCCAGTCGCCACCACTGAGGTTGTAGATGCGGCCCTCGGTGGTCTCGCGGCTCGGTGCGTAACTGTCCTGACTCACTTGTATGCCCTCCGCTCGTCGGGCGGCGGGATCGTGGCGCCCTTGTACTGCACCGGGATCCCGCCGAGCGGGTAGTCCTTGCGCTGCGGGAAGCCGTCCCAGTCGTCCGGCATCAGGATCCGGGTCAGCGCCGGGTGGCCGTCGAAGATGATGCCGAACATGTCGTAGGTCTCGCGCTCCTGCCAGTCCGCGCCGGGGTACAGCGCGGTGACGGAGGGGATGTGCGGGTCCTCGACGCTGACCGCGACCTCCAGCCGGATCCGCCGCCGGTAGGTCATCGACACCAGGTGGTAGACGGCGTGCAGGCGGTGCTGGGTGCCCAGGTAGTCGACGCCGGACACGCTCGAGCACAGTTCGAAGCGCAGGCCCGGGTCGTTGCGCAGCGCCGTCGCGACGGCGAGGAGGTGTTCCCGCGCGACGTGCAGGGTGAGTTCGCCCCGGTCGATCACGACCTTGGTGACGCCTTCGGGGCAGACGGCCTGCAGGCCGTCGACGACCTCGTCGAAGTAGGAGCCGTACGGGCGTTCGGCGGCGGCCGGCACCCAGGCCTCGCGGACCAGGCCACCGAAGCCGGACGTGTCGCCGGAGCCGGCGACACCGAACATGCCGTGCCGGTCGGCCCCCCGGTCGTCGTTCGGTCCCTGTGCAACAGTCGACCGCTCGATCTCCGCCGCGCTCTGTTCCGGCGCGGAGTTGTCCGGGACGGGTCGCTCCACCGGTCCGCTCATCGCGAGATCACCGGCCGTACTTGATGGACGAGGGGACGAGTTCGACGCGCTGGTCCGCCAGTTTCGCCGCCCGCTTCGGTCCGAGCGGCTCGTTCATGATCTTGGTGTGCAGCTTGAGGATCGCGTCGATCAGCATCTCCGGGCGCGGCGGGCAACCCGGCAGGTACATGTCGACGGGCACCACGTGATCGACGCCCTGCACGATCGCGTAGTTGTTGAACATGCCGCCGGAGCTGGCGCAGACGCCCATCGCCAGCACCCACTTCGGATCGGGCATCTGGTCGTAGATCTGGCGCAGCACCGGGGCCATCTTCTGGCTGACCCGGCCGGCGACGATCATCAGGTCGGCCTGCCGCGGCGAGGCGCGGAACACCTCCATGCCGAAGCGCGCCGAGTCGAAGCGCGGCGCGCCGAACGTCATCATCTCGATCGCGCAGCAGGCCAGGCCGAAGGTGGCCGGCCACAGCGAGGACTTGCGCGTCCAGTTGACGATCTTCTCGACGCTCGCGAGCAGGATCCCGTCCGGAAGCTTCTCTTCAAGACCCACGGCTAGTCCCAATCCAGCCCGCCGCGGCGCCACACATAGGCGTACGCGGCGAACACGGTGACGATGAACAAGATGATCTCGACCAGCCCGAACAGCCCGAGCATCTTGTTCGCCACGGCGTACGGGTACAGGAAGATGATCTCGATGTCGAAGACGATGAACAGCATCGCCGTCAGGAAGTACTTGATCGGGAACCGGTTCGGGCCGAGCGGCTGCGGAGTCGGTTCGATGCCGCACTCGTAGAAGTCCAGCTTGGCCTTGTTGTAGCGGCGCGGGCCGACGAACGGTGCGATCACCACCGAGAACAGCGCGAAGGCCAGGGCCAGCGCGAACAACAGAACGATCGGCAGATACGGCGCAAGCATCTAGCGCAGCTCTCCCTTCAGACGCACGGCGTGACGCGGTGCAAAGGCTAGTCGGTCGACGCGTCGCAGATTTTGCTTAGGCATGCCTAACGGACCGCCGGGGTGAGTCGGGTCAGCACGGAGATCACCCGGTCGGACAGGTCGCCGTCATGCGGGTCGGTGAGGTTCGCCAGCAGCTTGAGGACGAAGCGCATCAGCGCCGGGTGCGGCAGGCCGTGCCGGGTGCAGGCCTGCATCACCTTGGGGTTGCCGATCAGCTTCACGAAGATCGCGCCGAGCCGGTAGTACGCGCCCCACTCCTGCTGCATCCGCTTGGGGTACTTCGCGAGCGCGTCCTCCCGCGCGGGACCGGACGCCCTGCGCAGCGCTTCGACCGCGGCCTCGGCGGCGAACTTGCCGGACTCCATCGCGTACGGGATGCCCTCGCCGTTGAACGGGTTGACGCTGCCGCCGGAGTCGCCGACGAGCAGCAGGCCGCGCAGGTAGTGCGGCGTGCGGTTGAACCCCATCGGCAGTGCCGCTCCGCGGGTCGGGCAGGTGGCGTTCTGCTCGCGCAGTCCCCACTCCTCGGGCGTGTTGTCCAGCCAGCGGGTGAGCATCGCCCGGTAGTCGGTCTTGCCGAAGCCGGCGCTGGAGTTGAGCACGCCCAGGCCCGCGTTCACCGTGCCGTCGCCCATGCCGAAGATCCAGCCGTAGCCGGGCAGCAGGTTCGACTCGTTCGCCTTGCCGTCCCATAGCTCCAGCCACGACTCGAGGTAGTCGTCATGGGTCTTGGAGCTGGTGTAGTAGCGGCGGACGGCGACGCCCAGCGGCCGCTTGTCGTTGCGGTGCACGCCGAGTGCCTGGGCGAGTTTGCCGCTCACCCCCTCGCAGGTGAGCACGAGCGGGGCAGTGAACTGTAGCGGCCGCTTGTCCTGGCCGCGGGCCCGCACGCCGGTGACCCGGCCGGCGGAGTCGAGGGTCGGCTCGGTAACCGTGACCTGCTCGTGCAGCCGGGCGCCGGCCTTGACCGCCTGCGCGGCGAGCAGGGCGTCCAGGTCGGCGCGCGGGCGGACCAGTCCGTACGGCGGGAAGCTGGACAGCTCCGGCCAGTTCAGGTGCAGCCGCTGGCCGCCACCGACGACGCGCAGCCCCTTGTTGTGCAGCCAGCCGGCGTCCTCGCTGACGTCGATGCCCATGTCCAGCAGCGCTCGCGTGCCGCGCGGGGTGAGCCCGTCACCGCACACCTTCTCGCGCGGGAAGGTGGTCTTCTCCAGCAGCAGCACGTCGAGCCCGGCCGTCGCCAGCCAGTAGGCGGCGCTGCTGCCCGCCGGCCCGGCGCCGACCACGATCACATCGGCGCTGCTGCGGTCCTCGGGTACGTCCGACTGCGGGCGCACCTCGGTGCTCGGCGCTGTCATCCTCACCAGTCCCCGTTCGATCTCGTGCGGACTTTGTGAACGGTTTCACGAGCTGTCGCCGCTGAGTCTAGGCGCTCGTCGAAACCGCGTCTGCAGGAGAGGTATCGCGGTATTCGCGCGGCGTGCGCTTACCCGCGCGAAAGCGGACCGGCCGCCTCGCGGCGGAGCGGTGGCCGCGCCGGCGGCAGCAGCGGACCGGCCGCGTCAGTGGCAGGAGCAGTGCTGGTCGCGTCAGTCGGGTTCTGCAGGCAAGCATGCATGCAGAGCCCGATCACGCTGACGACCTGTCGGCGGAGCGGCGGAGCAGTGCTTGTCGCGTCAGCGGGCGGAGCAGTGCTAGTCGCGTCAGTCGGGTTCTGCAGG
This genomic stretch from Jatrophihabitans cynanchi harbors:
- the nuoE gene encoding NADH-quinone oxidoreductase subunit NuoE, with translation MTNPRLSVQTDSTDAGGVNFRTSVINLERPGDPSIFDAQTDREADELIARYPAGQARSALLPMLHLVQSVQGYVTPDGIAFCADKLGITKAQVAAVATFYTMYKRSPTGEYLVSVCTNTLCGMLGGDEIFAALKDTLGVGNNETTPDGSITLEHAECLAACDYAPVVTVNYEFFDNQTVGSARNIVDELRSGSRPVPTRGAPLCTFRQIERQVAGFFDEQSLAQDAPSGGVPTEVGVKLALERGDTAPSYATQDGGGAAGSPAAHTSDQPTSAHDAPLRTAESDGSATPAGATEAKSTPAETPKAAPAKRVRKTSAKKED
- a CDS encoding NADH-quinone oxidoreductase subunit C; translated protein: MSGPVERPVPDNSAPEQSAAEIERSTVAQGPNDDRGADRHGMFGVAGSGDTSGFGGLVREAWVPAAAERPYGSYFDEVVDGLQAVCPEGVTKVVIDRGELTLHVAREHLLAVATALRNDPGLRFELCSSVSGVDYLGTQHRLHAVYHLVSMTYRRRIRLEVAVSVEDPHIPSVTALYPGADWQERETYDMFGIIFDGHPALTRILMPDDWDGFPQRKDYPLGGIPVQYKGATIPPPDERRAYK
- a CDS encoding NADH-quinone oxidoreductase subunit G; this translates as MSEAPAKEDLITLTIDGFELSVPKGTLLIRAAEQLGIQIPRFCDHPLLEPAGACRQCLVEVTDMGNGRGMPKPAASCTTTVMPGMVVKTQLSSVVADKAQQGVMELLLINHPLDCPICDKGGECPLQNQAMSNGRGESRFRDVKRTWPKPIAISTNVLLDRERCISCLRCVRFSEQIAGDPFIDMFDRGWQQEISTSEDVPFQSYYSGNTIQICPVGALTSSSYRFRARPFDLRSADSICEHCASGCAQRTDFRRGKVTRRLAGEDPQVNEEWNCDKGRFAFRYATQPDRLLTPLVRDQNGKLVETSWPKALERAATGLREAIDRGGVGVLPGGRLTEEDAYAYAKFARVALGTNDVDARTRPVSAEELSFLGSHVAGTTPQRVSYESLDAAPAVLLVGFEPEEESPIVFLRLRKSTRLGRTKVWTIAPLRSAGVRKLDGTLIKTVPGGEANALNTLDAAVSEALAQPGAVILAGERLASSPGALSAVAALAAGTGAALAWVPRRAGEVGAVDAGAVPTLLPGGRPVTDAAARGEVAAVWGAELPAQPGRDVDAILAAAAGGSLAALVVGAVDPDDVADPAVAAQALERAGFIVSLEIRHSVVTEHADVVLPVAPAAEKAGRFVTWEGRRRPFEATLHTTALSDAQVLDALAEELDVSLNTRTVGLVRAELARLGGWGARPAAPAVAAAAPPTPAEGEVLLATWHELLDAGRGQDGDENLAGTAKPARAILSAATAVAAGIRDGGTLAVSTGAGTVVAPAVIADVADGVVWLPTNARDCRVRSTLGVTSGASVRLANADAPPVVGADPAAAAGGGQ
- a CDS encoding NADH-quinone oxidoreductase subunit D, with the protein product MSQDSYAPSRETTEGRIYNLSGGDWDKVIAGEHLGEERLVLNMGPQHPSTHGVLRLVLELEGESVTDARVVVGYLHTGIEKNTEFRTWTQAVTFLTRADYLSPFFNETAYCMGVERLLGVEVPDRARLIRILMMEINRLSSHWVWLATGGMELGALTAMTNGFRARERCLDIFELITGLRMNHAYVRPGGVAQDLPVGYDEAIRQWIKEMREELVGIDKLLTGQTIWVNRLKDVGWIGVEGCIALGVTGPMLRAAGLPWDLRKTDPYLGYETFDFEVPTDDRGDCWSRYVVRVAEMWESLKIVEQVLDRLEPGPTMIDDPKIGWPAKLSLGPDGMGNSLPHVHHIMGTSMEALIHHFKLVTEGFRVPPGQVYSAVESPRGELGAHVVSDGGTRPFRIHFREPSFINLQATATLAIGGMVADVIASVASIDPVMGGCDR
- a CDS encoding geranylgeranyl reductase family protein, with product MTAPSTEVRPQSDVPEDRSSADVIVVGAGPAGSSAAYWLATAGLDVLLLEKTTFPREKVCGDGLTPRGTRALLDMGIDVSEDAGWLHNKGLRVVGGGQRLHLNWPELSSFPPYGLVRPRADLDALLAAQAVKAGARLHEQVTVTEPTLDSAGRVTGVRARGQDKRPLQFTAPLVLTCEGVSGKLAQALGVHRNDKRPLGVAVRRYYTSSKTHDDYLESWLELWDGKANESNLLPGYGWIFGMGDGTVNAGLGVLNSSAGFGKTDYRAMLTRWLDNTPEEWGLREQNATCPTRGAALPMGFNRTPHYLRGLLLVGDSGGSVNPFNGEGIPYAMESGKFAAEAAVEALRRASGPAREDALAKYPKRMQQEWGAYYRLGAIFVKLIGNPKVMQACTRHGLPHPALMRFVLKLLANLTDPHDGDLSDRVISVLTRLTPAVR
- the nuoF gene encoding NADH-quinone oxidoreductase subunit NuoF; protein product: MPLAPVLTKRFGTDQPWKIENYERLDGYAGLRKALTMTPDDLIGLVKDANLRGRGGAGFPTGMKWSFVAEPKGVPRGDRYVVVNADEGEPGTCRDMPLMMNDPHSMVEGIIISCFAIRAARAFIYIRGEAVHAIRRVTAAVEQARARGYLGTDILGSGFDCEITVHAGAGAYICGEETALLDSLEGRRGQPRLKPPFPATNGLYQKPTTVNNVGTLASVPYIVLGGSDWFKKMGPEGSPGPCIYSLSGRVKNPGQYEAPMGTTLRELLELAGGMSRGKELKFWTPGGSSTPMFTAEQLDIPLDFDAAVKAGSMNGTSAVMIFDEDDCVVRAVQKWSDFYAHESCGKCTPCREGTYWYVAIFDRLEHGGGTIEDVETLLDLSDNILGRAFCALGDGATSPVMSSIKYFREEYLAHVEHNGCPHAGARTLAGAH
- a CDS encoding NuoB/complex I 20 kDa subunit family protein: MGLEEKLPDGILLASVEKIVNWTRKSSLWPATFGLACCAIEMMTFGAPRFDSARFGMEVFRASPRQADLMIVAGRVSQKMAPVLRQIYDQMPDPKWVLAMGVCASSGGMFNNYAIVQGVDHVVPVDMYLPGCPPRPEMLIDAILKLHTKIMNEPLGPKRAAKLADQRVELVPSSIKYGR
- a CDS encoding NADH-quinone oxidoreductase subunit A, with product MLAPYLPIVLLFALALAFALFSVVIAPFVGPRRYNKAKLDFYECGIEPTPQPLGPNRFPIKYFLTAMLFIVFDIEIIFLYPYAVANKMLGLFGLVEIILFIVTVFAAYAYVWRRGGLDWD